Below is a genomic region from Miscanthus floridulus cultivar M001 chromosome 1, ASM1932011v1, whole genome shotgun sequence.
TTTATAACATTCTAAATTTCTAAGCATGGGTTTCTTAATAACAAAAAGGAAAAAGGCGTCCTTATATACAATAATCTAATTCACTTATCTTTGGATGACATTTCTTTTTTTATGATTATAAGGAAGAAGAGCCTACATTTTTTTAACATGAAAAAAGAAGAAGCTCCTACATCCTTTTAACATGAAAACACTAAAAGGTGCATAAAATGTAATAAGCACAATGATTTAAAACCTGGTGGGTGCATATACTTATCATACCCCATGACTCTACCACCATACCAAGATGTGTTTAAATTTGTTCCTTTCTTCATGAATATTTTGTTTACACTTAAAATAACGTGAATATATTTATCTAAAAAGGGCTTTAACTTGACTACTTCTCCATGACTCTACCACCGGACttaaacatgctttccttctgtATGAACCTTTTTGTTTTGCTAAAAAATGGAACGGATATATACTTATCCCATAAAGTTTTAGGACTTCCATAAAACAAAGAATATGCATGTCTAAGAAATTTAGAAATAATAATGCTTGAATTTTGAAAATCATTTGACTAGTGTTCGATCTTTACTTTAATTTTGTACCTTTTTGTGTGTGTTCAGTAGTCGCTTCAAACCTTGTGGCATTGTCCGAACACCAGCAACTTCTGCAAAGATCTGATTCTGATCACAGCAAGTGACCCTCTTGCATTGACAGTCAGCTCGCACGCTACACCACTGCACTTTGAAGGCTGCGCACTGCCGCAATGGTTGCATGAAAATGCAACTCATTCCTGCACACACAAGCACAGGCAGACAAATTGACAATTGTCAAgcagcactgcttcaagaagaaCATAATCATTAGCAACCTGATCCAATAATCGTGGCCATATTGTTCCAATTGAGTCCCAACAATAGCTAGCTAGACATGGACCATAAATCAGAAGGAACATCCATGCATGCTGATATATGTGTGTACAACTGCTCTCATGTTAGTGAGACAAATAATAATAAGGTTACAACTTTATAACTTTGGCATTAGCTGCATATATATAtggatatgtatgtatatatgagCAATGCAAGTAAGGAGACCATCAAATTTCTGTATATATAGGAAACACCACACGTCCACACCATCTATACCCAAATGATCACGTATGTATGTGTATGTATGCTGATCGATATGCATGCACGACAACAATCCATATGTCGACACCTCACGCGCTCAGCCAGGCGACATGCATGCATCGTCGTCACGGGCCACGGGGATACGAGCTTCCGCCGGTGAAGTACTGGCGCCCCTCCACGCGGAGACCGGCGGAGGCCGAGCTGCtagaaccgccgccgccgccgctgccgccgtgcgGGCCCAGCCTGTAATCTGCTGTGGCCAGCGCCATCGTCGGCGGCGCCGGCTTCCAGTGGCGCTTCCGCTGGTTGATGAACCAGTTGTTGATCTGCTTCGCGTCGAGCCCCGTCGACTCCGCCAGCGCCGCCTTCTCCAGCTCCTGCATGCATGTGCCGGCGGCGTGCGTCATCAAGTGTCGCATTGCATGATCgtcttacatgcatgcatgcatatgttgtCATGTTACGTACCGAGGGATAGGGCCATCTGTAGTGCAGCTGCCACCAGTGGAGGAGCTTCTGGCGCGCGTCCCTCGGCAGcttgcctttcttcttcttcctcgagaGCTCCCTCCAGAGGCTGCTCAGGTAGCCGCTGTACTTGTTCAGTAGGCGGTTCTTCAGCTCCTTGTCCTCCCCGGACGGGCTGCCGGTCTCAGGGACCGGCAAGCTGCCCAAGTCGGCGGTTTCTTGCTCGTCTTCGTCGGAGGAACCGCATCCTTCTTCATAGCCATTGTCATCTACTCCATGATTTGCAATAttgtgagtccatgcatgttACAAAATCATGCATGCAAAGATGGATTCTTCGAACTGCAGTGCATATTCTTAAGAACTGTAACCATCGAACCGCTCTGTTATGACTTCTTTGACCCCTGCAAAGCTCTGACCTAATTGTTTAGGCCATCCGTCCTTGGGACCGGGAGCTAAACTATTTCTCAAATCTCAAATACTGTTTCTTTATTAGAGTCTTAATTTGTTGGATTTTACTTAGAATGTTCTATATAAGAATCAATCTAGAATATGATATTTCAAAACCACGATATAGATGCTGACAAGTTTATAACCATATAAACATATATTATGAAAACCTTATAAGCACATTTTGTACAATACTTATCAAATTAAACATTCCTTTTATGTGTACCAGACTACCCGTTGTTTCATATCAGAAGGACACCCAAGGCTGAAGCACCCATCACTGGCGCCAATTTTCTGAATGAGTAGGGGAAGCTTGGATGAGACATGATTATCTATCAATAGCTTTAGATACAAGATGTTATACTTCATTTTACCGATCGACTAAAATATTGTAACTTACACTCAATCCATACGAACGTTAGATTGGCATCTAATGATCAACAGTCATTTTCATTCTCACGTTTTCCATTCCTTCCATGCATGCCTTACCCCTGCACTGTCTTTCTCCTCTTGTCTTCCGCAAAgtccgattttttttttttttgttgaaacaGGAGGGGCTTAACCCCCTAGTACTGGAATTTTATTAAAATGAAAGAGCAACAGACTAAGTCCGATTATATTGGATTTGCCACCCACCCACTCACCTCCTCGCTAGTTCAACATTTTAGGGCCAGTGCCTTTTCTCCCTCACCTAGCACACTATGTGTTGCCCTCTTGCTGCTCGGGGGCTGCTGTTGTGATTATCGCCTACTGCAACATCAAACTATTGCCCACTACTTTTTCAACACACAACGTAGGTATCACTCCAAGCCAAAGGGACAAGAAACCACCCCAAAATTCGAAATTAAGCACTGGAAACTATCACTTGTGCAAAGTTAAGGGCCTGAAACCATGCTTCGTGATTTTTGTGGTTAAGTAACAACATTAGCCATTAAAACTAACATATTTGTCAAGAATGTGCTTAATAGGTCATATGGATGCAATGCAAGAGAAATCCATGAAGCTAGGATGAAGAAGTAGCAAAACAGGAAAAGACTTAGAAATTGTGTACATCAGATGTTTGATGTGAACAAAACTGCAAGAACTAGAGTTTGCTATACACTTCAAAGTAAAAGTGTTCAAGATACTAGATAATCTAGTGAGTAGAAAATACAAAGAGTAGACTTTTGCATAGTGCTTAAGGAGAAGTGTGCAGAATGCACATGTGGATGATTTTGTGGTAGCATCGGACGAAGCACCAATGTATTATCCCACAGAAAGTAGGAGTTTAAGATCTTGGTGTTTACACACACCAAATGATTAGAATGTGAACATCATACAATACCACATGAGTTTCACGTAGTAACTTGAGCCTGTGTCCAACGACTAGTTGATGACAAGTAGTACAGCTCGGATGATCTGGTGTATACACAAGAGTGCCTATAGGATCATTTTGTGAGTACATTTGACCATTGGGCAATGGCTACGTACTTTTGGTTGACTGGTCAATTTATACCCCTATCCATGAATTTACTTGGGGTTGCTCGAGTTGTTGAAGACTAGAGGCAAGCATAGGCACTTGAGAAGAGCTCCAAACTATCAAAGTGGTAAAGTGATCATCCAAGGGTATTAGTACaagcatgatatatatatatatatatatatatatatatatatatatatatatatatatatatatatatatatatatatatatatatatatatatatatatatatagagagagagagagagagagagagagagagtagtggTATAAGCCTAGTAtgatagagtggtctcaagttgTTATTGGTTCTACGGTGAACCATACTTGTATGGTTGTACCCAAGGTACGACATCCTTGTTGGCCCTTTGCCTTAGTATATATGGAACAGTGACAAGATCTTGTGTGAGGACGAGGAGTCCCCTTTGTTCCTTGCTAGATCAAACTCCATAGTGAAGAAGTGTCAAGTGATTGAATGTAAGGCTACTTGTGAGGTTTGCTTTTGTAGTGAGTGGTTTATCCATCTTGGCAGACACTTTGTGGCATATAGTCTAAGGTCTTGACCGGGAGAGAGCCTTGGTAACTGGAAGAATAATGTCCTTGGTGGAGATTCCTTGACTATGGGTGGGGTTTTGCTCACCAATACCATCGGATAAACCTTCGTGATGTGCTCGCACCCTTTTTTTCTCATCTCATTACTTGCCACTTTTTTTGTTTTCACACTTGCTTGAGTTCTATTGTATATTCACTTACATTCCTAGAGTACTTTGATAGTGTAGTTATTAATAGGACTGTGCTCTAGGTTGCAGAGCTCTTTGTGATGGGGGTAAAACACTATAGATAAACCTTATAACACATGGTTTAGGTTTGTCTTTGAGCAAAGTTTTAGTGTGAACAGTACATAGGATAGTTTTCAAGTGACCTAAAATTCATTATTCCTTTCCACTCTTAGGATTCCTGGCCAGGCACCGTACCGTTCCTTTCAACATAGGAAAAAGGGTTCAGATTTTTGGACTTGCATACGGCGCCATTAAGTGTTATTAGCATTGTGTTGTTATCAGATTTGTAGAGTTGTACCATATATagtaccatatatatatatatatatatatatatatatatatatatatatatatatatatatatattacggCGCCATTAAGTGTTATTAGCATTGTGTTGTTATCAGATTTGTAGAGTTGTACCATATATagtaccatatatatatatatatatatatatatagtatgttGGCCCCTGTATCTTCCACACGGGTGAGCCAACTGCTCATCGGCGTTgctgaccacacactatggctagaggtacaagaagggaggaagaatagaacgcgcgcacacacacaacacaagcaccagcgttggccggagctctataGAGGAGATGTCAAAACTGAattcgctctctttactgagttgcagtgggaaagtatatatacaactctacccatctaatcctagtacacagacatgtcaggctgccatgctgctatagtgactagatgtgacagcagggctgactttggcgcctgcccctgctgttgGTACAGTGCGGCAGGAGAGCTTTTCGACGCCTGCCCCTGCCTCGGCTACAGTGCAGCAACAGGGAACCCTTTCGGCGCCTACACCTGTCGTGCATTCACACGgtgggagagcagcagattactttacaattcttcccctaatcctgctgctaaccctagaacctacaccatgtcgatcatcttcttcagctccatgaACAGAAGAAGGCCGAGTGGCTAGGTGAGGATGTCTACGAGTTgctgaccagtttcgacgaactcgatgatgatctgcccttCATCGACACAGTccttgaggaagtggaacttgatgtcgatgtgcttgctccggtcgtggagaaccagattcttcgcgagggcgatggtgggctggttgtccaccatcagtgctggagggtgagcttccacaccgatcAGCTCGCCCAGTAGCTGGCGCAGCCACATAGCTTGGcatgccgctgtggccgccgccacgtactctgtCTCGCACATGGACAGCACCACCACACTTTATTTTAGCgatagccatgagattggagccgacccaaggaagacgagcacgccaaagGTGCTCTGTCGTTCgttgatgtcccccgccatgtctacatcgctgaacacagtgagctgcagcccacttccaccggtcttaggaaagacgatcccctgatccaccatccccttgacgtagcgcagcaaccgcttcaccgtagcctagtgatcctctcggggatccacCATGAAGTGGATGATGTAGCCCACGACGAACACAATATCTGACCTCATgtagactaggtagcgtagaccaccgACGATGCTTCGGTAGAGTGTTGTATCTACCTTCGCTatggtactggccttcgtcagcatCAGCTGCTCCCCCATcagagtcacgcacggcttgcacttagccatgccactccgctccaatagcttcgaggcgtacgcgctctgaccgagcatgagtgcCTCCTTCCtctatctcacctcgatgccgagataGTAGGAGAGCGCACCGAGATtactcattcgaaaacgagccgccatctcacgcttaaaactgtcgatgtcctccgcatgcgcgctggtgacgatcaagtcgtccacatacacgccgacgatgagctcctccttccccggtcgccgtgtgtagagcgcgtgctcggtcgCACACCGcttgaacccaagctcgcccagcgtggcgtcaagcttggcattccacgctcaCGGGGCCTGccacagcccgtagagcgccttacgcagtcggagcaccctatgctccgctcccttgatggtgaaacccagaggttgcctgacgaagaccatctccactagctcgccattgaggaaggccgattttatgtccaagtgatggacacgccagtcctttgctgctgccaaagccagcaaTAGTCGGATAGACTCTATGCAcgctaccggcgcaaagacttcctcgaagtcgatgccctcacactggacaaagcctcgggcgatgtggcatgccttgtgcttgacaatggtgccgtgctcgtcccgcttgaccttgtacacccactttaggccaaTCGGATgatatcctagaggtggatcgatgagctcccaagtctcgttttcctcgatcgccctcatctcctccaacatcgcccgtcgccaatttgcatcgcgctTGGCCagtgcgaacgtgggtggttccgcTACACTAACGAGAagcagctctaggtcattgagcagccaacTCGCCAGGCCTGAGGACCCTGTGTCGCCGATGATGCAATCCAGCCTACGAAACCGTacctcctcaccatcgtggaaaGCATCCATGAACTCTGCGatatcacttggaggtgaggcaaactcgatcagCGTCGATGAAGTCCCCTATTTCGctggagtggtcgacacaacacccagagtgctcggcaccctggctacagtgctcgacactactcctggaccgctcatcaccactctaggagtggttggcaccactacaggagtgctcggcactagtCTTGGAGTGAtcggcaccactacaagacctctCAGCTCCACTACGAGAGCGTTCGTcacccatcctggagtggtcgacaccactgcaggaccgctcggcgccactcctagagtgctcggcacccttcctggagtgctcgacactgtcacaggagtgctcggctctgttgctggagtggtcgacacctcctctccagcatctccaccaccatggatgacctagtgctcgacgacgaaggtgctggtgaagctgcTAGCTTCCCCCATGCCCGGACTATCCTAGTCCTAGGCCACCTTCTCATCAAACACGACATCGcacgagacaaccaccttgcctccatgtgggtcatagagccggtacgccttggtaccttcctcgtagcctaggagcaccatcggtgtgctcctatcctccagcttggtgaggaccggcttcgtcttcctgacgtggccgatgcagccgaatttccggaggaaggacacgctcggcttgagctcataccaagcttcgaacggcatcatgcccttcagggccttggtgggctcacAGTTGAGGATGAACATAGTCGTGGTCGCTGCCAcaccctagaaccttgctggcatgctcttggccttcatcatggatcgagccatgctgacCATTATTTGGTTCtgccgctccaccatgccattctgctatggtgagtatggcgcggtgtggtgtggcaccacaccctgatccgcataGTACGCagcaaactccaccgaagtgaatttgccACCGCGATCAGTCCGTAGCACGCgctgcttcttgccgctctccaccTCCGCgtgcgccttgaacttcttgattgccTCCGTtgcctcgtccttgctcgtcaggagttgcagccacatatagcaaatgcaatcatccatgagcaggaggaagtaccaccgaccactgTTTGTGactggcgtgattggcccacagagatcACTGTGGACGAGTTTGAGAGCGTCCGCCGTGCGATACTTGGATGTCTTTGGGAacggcagcctcctctgcttcccgaccaggtagctgtcacatagctcaccTGCGTGCTTGATTTGGGGTAGCCCTcgaaccatcttctctagccgaccgagcgcgtcgaagctgagatggccgaacagggcatgccacagccacggctccttGGTGTGCCGTGCTGCCAGGCACACCAGGTACTCCACCTTCAAATTGAGCAAGTACAATCAATTTCGTGAGCGTTTTACCTTCGTGAGAAGATGCCGCTCCTGATCCTGAATCTTTAGGATCTCgctcttgatcagtacctcgcattCACGCTCGTCTAGCTACCCGATGCTGATAATGCTTGAatgcagctgcgggatgtagtaCACATCCATCAGCGCGTGGTGCTCACCGTTCTAGCACCTGAAGATAATGGTGTcgcgccctcggatcgccacccaagagccgtcaccgaacttcaccatgccggtcacgttgccgtcaagctcggagaaggcttcATTAAAgcctgtcatgtggttgctggcgtcggagtccaggtaccaccactGCTCCTATCCACCACCCACAcgtccaaggtggacttgggcgcgtggttcgtcgaggttgacagcctttagagccttgtcgtgccctttcaccgccatcacctctcccttctccttggcctcaacgtcgtgcagtgcacagaacgtcgctaTTAGGAGAGTggactcatcatcctcatcagcctacGCTAAatgagcctgagccttctttTTCTACTTGCGATTTGGGAACTCCTTTGTCCAATGACCCGTCTTCCCACAGCGtcgacaggcgttggggtcgaccttcttcttcttctccgaagaagccttgtcgcggcgcttgccatcgccaccacggctggaggaggcttctccAAACTTCTTCATCCGGGTAGCCCACTCCTTCGACAGCAGTAGCTTGCTGCTATCCATCATTattgtggcctgctccatgcactcgtccaccgcccgtgtctatcacatcctcaatggtgagggtggacaagtatagcatcgtctctatggagagagagatctggatgtacttcaccggcatGGAGTGGagatacttggagaccgcctcttcttcgtcgattgTGACATCGTGGCTCCTCaacttgctgatgagcgactgcaagcggagggagaagtcctccaccgactcaccatccttgaacttgaaggtggtgtactcctgcttcagcaactgggccgtcgccttctttgcacggtcggagccgacgcacatcgctgcaatggcctcccacgcctccttagcagagttcttcacccccaacggctccctgtactccgttgGCATAGCAACGAGGAtaacctccaacgctgacatgtcgtcttcttcgttgtcggtgcccgtgttaatggcattccagagccgtcgggctctgagcttgaccttcatggtcaccgcccacttgccatagttggtgcgagtcagtgtTGGCCAACCGGTGCCGCTGACCTTCCGCACCGTGCTCACGATGACCTCCTATCATGGCTGGGCAGCCatagcagcgccgctgctgtcgtccatctccaaaccgtccgtcatcgccagcggttagtccaacGACTACGCTtgtacagctctgataccacttgttggccctaGATCTTccacacgggtgagccgaccgctcaccgacgttgccgaccacacactatggctagaggtagaagaagggagggagaacagagtgcacacacacagcacaagcaccagcgttggccggagctctgcagaggagatggcaaaactgaactcgctctttttactgagttgcagtgggaaacaatatatacaactctacccatttaatcctagtacacagacatatcaggctgccatgctgctatagtgaatagatgtgacagcagggctgactttgacgcctgcccttgctgtggctacagtgcggcaggtttcgacgcctgcccctgccgcggctacagtgcagcagcagggagcgATTTCGATGCCTGCCCCTGCTGCGCGTTCACATGgtgggagagcagca
It encodes:
- the LOC136544133 gene encoding homeobox protein knotted-1-like 4 codes for the protein MDEQLPALAGGSKADTTTPFYLALDHRASATSSSPTAEAPTPAPPSAVSDPSRQSNSERGSEIIKAKIMSHPLYPSLLRAFIDCRKVGAPPEIVGRLSALADEVEMNSDDRQDRRPADPELDQFMEIYCHMLVRYRQELTRPIQEADEFFRSMEAQIDSFSLDDNGYEEGCGSSDEDEQETADLGSLPVPETGSPSGEDKELKNRLLNKYSGYLSSLWRELSRKKKKGKLPRDARQKLLHWWQLHYRWPYPSELEKAALAESTGLDAKQINNWFINQRKRHWKPAPPTMALATADYRLGPHGGSGGGGGSSSSASAGLRVEGRQYFTGGSSYPRGP